A window of Phycisphaerales bacterium contains these coding sequences:
- a CDS encoding ankyrin repeat domain-containing protein: protein MTLRRSRCSIWLAIILAHLALGAALTVLGAWLVAALPALQPAIYQQPFGNWNGWSVNEYRGVATVLRSAHVFDDPRFDRMIDAQPWIERAVRGDEGVTSVNEEVRGWPWPCVSFRTIGRGPVVFDGDHELRGGVPIEPMPDSMSRVGGMQGHFELHRALPCTIEPRAFAATVLAWTGGLALLTALAVAFRAMRHRHRTRCGRCVSCGYDLRETNQPLCSECGFARGERPSLASKRFALLPLSGAALALSAMVLLAVWKSAGRPRLDLLHAAARDGDVEAVTDLLAAGADVNAPCHDGPWDYTDLTPLMWAARRGRSDVIQRLIDAGADVQAVDSKRQTALHWAAWRGDVDSIQLLLAAGADLEAISGDDLSPLACAIMQGAPRRQAAIALLDAGADVHRKVGGVSLLYWTGARPPGDLDLLRILLDRAPELLEDEKDVRLIVLWMIKYRRLAELRELADRGCDIATIAAEFTSAAAAAGDLELVQYLAELGVPITQSPYGDILHMAFTTGNVEMARYMLAQGLDPTARNSRGETILFWGVWASTPEMADLALSLGVDVNATADDGSTALMSSAGNGITEAVRRLLAAGADPKAQDNAGMNALGYVKRRETAYPYDPRLEIIRMLEEAMADAPRK from the coding sequence ATGACTCTCCGGCGAAGCCGCTGCTCAATCTGGCTCGCAATCATCCTGGCGCACCTGGCGCTGGGCGCTGCCCTGACCGTGCTGGGCGCCTGGCTCGTCGCAGCGCTGCCGGCGCTGCAGCCGGCGATCTACCAGCAGCCGTTCGGGAACTGGAACGGCTGGTCGGTCAACGAGTATCGAGGCGTGGCGACGGTGCTGCGATCCGCCCACGTCTTTGATGACCCCCGCTTCGATCGTATGATCGACGCGCAGCCGTGGATCGAGCGAGCCGTGCGCGGCGACGAAGGCGTGACTTCGGTCAACGAAGAAGTGCGCGGCTGGCCCTGGCCGTGTGTGTCGTTTCGCACGATCGGCCGGGGGCCGGTGGTGTTCGATGGTGACCACGAGTTGCGCGGCGGCGTTCCCATCGAACCCATGCCCGATTCGATGTCTCGCGTCGGCGGAATGCAGGGGCATTTCGAACTGCATCGCGCCCTGCCGTGCACGATCGAGCCGCGCGCCTTCGCGGCCACGGTGCTGGCGTGGACGGGCGGGCTGGCGCTGCTCACGGCGCTGGCCGTCGCGTTTCGAGCGATGCGTCATCGGCATCGCACCCGCTGCGGCCGGTGCGTGTCGTGCGGCTACGACCTGCGCGAAACAAACCAGCCGCTCTGCTCCGAGTGCGGCTTTGCGCGCGGCGAGCGGCCCTCGCTCGCCTCGAAGCGCTTCGCGCTGCTGCCGCTCTCTGGTGCGGCGCTGGCCCTGAGCGCGATGGTGCTGCTCGCGGTGTGGAAATCCGCCGGCCGGCCGCGCCTTGACCTGCTTCACGCGGCAGCGCGCGATGGCGATGTCGAGGCGGTGACGGATCTGCTTGCGGCCGGGGCGGATGTGAACGCGCCGTGCCACGACGGGCCGTGGGACTACACCGATCTCACGCCGCTCATGTGGGCGGCGCGGCGGGGCCGGTCCGATGTGATCCAGCGCCTCATCGACGCCGGCGCCGACGTGCAAGCGGTCGACTCGAAGCGGCAGACGGCGCTGCACTGGGCGGCGTGGCGAGGCGATGTGGATTCGATCCAACTGCTGCTCGCGGCCGGGGCGGACCTGGAGGCGATCAGCGGCGATGACCTCTCCCCGCTGGCGTGCGCGATTATGCAGGGCGCGCCGCGCCGGCAGGCGGCCATCGCCCTGCTCGACGCCGGCGCCGATGTGCACCGCAAAGTCGGCGGCGTCTCGCTGCTGTACTGGACCGGCGCGCGCCCGCCGGGCGATCTCGACTTGCTCCGCATCCTGCTCGACCGCGCGCCCGAACTGCTTGAAGATGAGAAAGATGTGCGATTGATCGTCCTCTGGATGATCAAGTACCGCCGACTCGCGGAACTCCGCGAACTCGCCGATCGCGGATGCGACATCGCCACGATCGCAGCCGAATTCACCTCGGCGGCCGCAGCCGCGGGCGATCTTGAACTCGTGCAGTACCTAGCCGAACTGGGCGTGCCGATTACGCAGTCGCCCTACGGCGACATCCTCCACATGGCGTTCACTACCGGCAACGTGGAGATGGCTCGCTACATGCTCGCGCAAGGACTCGACCCCACTGCGCGAAACAGCCGCGGCGAGACGATTCTCTTCTGGGGCGTCTGGGCGAGCACGCCCGAGATGGCCGACCTCGCGCTGAGTCTGGGCGTGGATGTCAACGCCACCGCCGACGACGGCAGCACGGCACTCATGTCCAGCGCCGGCAACGGCATCACGGAAGCCGTGCGTCGGCTGCTGGCAGCGGGCGCCGATCCGAAGGCACAGGATAACGCCGGCATGAACGCTCTTGGCTACGTCAAACGCCGGGAGACAGCCTATCCGTACGACCCCCGGCTGGAAATCATTCGCATGCTCGAAGAAGCGATGGCGGATGCTCCGCGAAAGTAG
- a CDS encoding UDPGP type 1 family protein has product MDALRAQLEEVGQEHLLRFWNELDHRRQAQLAAQIEALEFDRLREWVEQYVLRKPEFELPERIEPPVWYPRDAGNPRRPYDAASFRTVGEDLVRQGKVAAFCVAGGQGTRLGWDGPKGTYPATPITRKPLFQLFAEQLLAAGRRWGRAIPLYVMTSPLNHEPTVEFFAQRDYFGLGREDIMFFQQGVMPSFDRDSGRILLAAKDELAVNPDGHGGSLRALYRSGAIDDMLKRGVEHISYIQVDNPHVRVIDPLFIGLHAAAEDSSGEMSSKMLPKTGPFEKLGNFCRVNGRTTIIEYSDLPDELAEQRDERGELRFGAGSLAIHCIGVEFVRRLNTDPAGFALPFHRADKKIPHVDLDTGQLVEPAEPNGVKLETFVFDALPLCEASIILETDRVEEFAPIKNLSGVDSAESSRALQIERAARWLEAAGVKAPRNDKGACTAVIEISPLTALEAADLQNVKDLPATIAPGAEVLL; this is encoded by the coding sequence ATGGACGCATTGCGGGCGCAACTCGAGGAAGTGGGGCAGGAACACCTTCTGCGCTTCTGGAACGAGCTGGACCATCGCCGGCAGGCTCAACTTGCTGCGCAGATCGAAGCGCTCGAGTTCGATCGCCTGCGCGAGTGGGTCGAGCAGTACGTGCTGCGCAAGCCGGAGTTTGAACTGCCCGAGCGGATCGAGCCGCCCGTCTGGTATCCGCGCGATGCCGGCAACCCGAGGCGGCCGTACGACGCGGCCAGTTTCCGCACCGTCGGCGAGGACCTCGTCCGCCAGGGCAAGGTCGCCGCGTTCTGCGTCGCCGGCGGTCAGGGCACGCGGCTGGGCTGGGACGGGCCCAAAGGCACCTATCCCGCCACGCCCATCACGCGCAAGCCGCTCTTTCAGCTGTTCGCCGAGCAGTTGCTCGCGGCGGGGAGGCGGTGGGGAAGGGCCATTCCGCTGTACGTCATGACGAGCCCGCTCAACCACGAGCCGACGGTCGAGTTCTTTGCGCAGCGCGACTATTTCGGCCTGGGGCGCGAAGACATCATGTTCTTCCAGCAGGGCGTCATGCCGAGTTTCGATCGCGACAGCGGCCGCATCCTGCTGGCGGCAAAGGATGAACTGGCCGTAAACCCCGACGGGCACGGCGGCTCGCTCCGCGCGCTCTATCGCAGCGGCGCCATCGATGACATGCTCAAGCGAGGCGTCGAGCACATCAGTTACATCCAGGTGGACAACCCGCACGTGCGCGTCATCGATCCGCTCTTCATCGGCCTGCACGCCGCCGCGGAAGATTCATCCGGCGAGATGAGCAGCAAGATGCTTCCCAAGACCGGGCCCTTTGAGAAGCTTGGCAACTTCTGCCGCGTGAATGGCCGCACCACGATCATCGAGTATTCCGACCTGCCCGATGAACTCGCCGAGCAGCGCGATGAGCGCGGCGAGCTGCGCTTCGGCGCCGGCTCGCTGGCCATTCACTGCATCGGCGTCGAGTTCGTCAGGCGGCTCAATACCGATCCCGCTGGATTCGCACTGCCCTTCCACCGCGCCGACAAGAAGATCCCGCACGTCGATCTCGACACCGGCCAACTCGTCGAGCCGGCCGAGCCCAACGGCGTGAAACTCGAAACCTTTGTCTTCGATGCGCTTCCGCTGTGCGAAGCGTCGATCATCCTCGAGACCGACCGCGTCGAAGAGTTCGCGCCGATCAAGAATCTCAGCGGCGTCGATTCGGCCGAGTCGAGCCGGGCGCTGCAGATCGAGCGGGCCGCGCGCTGGCTTGAGGCGGCGGGCGTCAAGGCGCCGCGCAACGACAAGGGCGCATGCACAGCCGTGATCGAAATCAGCCCGCTCACCGCGCTCGAAGCGGCGGATCTTCAGAACGTGAAGGACCTGCCGGCGACGATCGCGCCGGGCGCCGAGGTGCTGCTGTAA
- the phoU gene encoding phosphate signaling complex protein PhoU has protein sequence MSDAFRQRLDRLHHDIVQQGQRVEAMVERAFESVFDADRAKAEQVIKDDDLIDRVDIEIEKAAVELLALGDSNATQLRMVLTIVKVNNELERIADLGAGVAELVVLVSRCKEAFPPTLRVTVNSVIGMIRDANMSMRDLDSSRARQVLASDDLVEKFSRTLLREVQEELSRGACTVDFASAFWTIGNAIERMADHTTNIAEQVIYVESGQIVRHLSAGWSEPMPA, from the coding sequence ATGTCAGACGCATTCCGCCAGCGACTCGACCGACTCCACCACGACATCGTCCAGCAGGGCCAGCGCGTCGAAGCAATGGTCGAGCGGGCCTTCGAGTCCGTCTTCGACGCCGACCGCGCCAAGGCCGAGCAGGTCATCAAGGACGACGACCTCATTGACCGCGTGGACATCGAAATCGAAAAGGCGGCCGTCGAGCTGCTGGCGCTGGGAGACAGTAACGCGACGCAGTTGCGCATGGTGCTCACGATCGTGAAGGTGAACAACGAACTGGAGCGCATCGCCGACCTCGGCGCCGGCGTGGCGGAACTGGTCGTGCTGGTCTCCCGGTGCAAGGAAGCGTTTCCGCCGACACTGCGGGTGACGGTCAACAGCGTGATCGGCATGATCCGCGACGCGAACATGTCGATGCGCGATCTCGATTCGAGCCGGGCCCGCCAGGTGCTCGCCAGCGACGATCTGGTCGAGAAGTTCAGCCGCACCCTCCTGCGCGAGGTGCAGGAAGAACTCTCCCGGGGCGCCTGCACCGTCGACTTCGCCTCCGCTTTCTGGACCATCGGCAACGCCATCGAGCGCATGGCCGACCACACGACCAACATCGCCGAGCAGGTCATCTACGTCGAGTCCGGCCAGATCGTCCGGCACCTCAGCGCCGGCTGGTCCGAGCCGATGCCGGCCTGA
- a CDS encoding pyridoxine 5'-phosphate synthase, whose translation MVELGVNIDHVATVRQARRGVEPDPVWAAVQALLGGADGITFHLREDRRHMQDRDIERLKEVVQGPLNFELAAVEPIVDFACAIKPAMAMLVPERRDEVTTEGGLDVAGQKSRMREVVAKFASHGIRASAFIDAQASQIDAARECGFEVCEVHTGPYAIAFNRLHDVTLPEVARELERVAEAGRLIQSAGMQFNAGHGLNYRNVGPIAALPGVCELHIGHSIVSRAIFDGMREAVREMKRLIVEAARGIDPQHSPPGHEGHKGNTKR comes from the coding sequence ATGGTTGAACTGGGCGTCAATATCGATCACGTGGCCACGGTGCGTCAGGCGAGGCGCGGCGTCGAACCCGACCCCGTCTGGGCCGCGGTGCAGGCGCTGCTGGGCGGGGCCGATGGCATCACCTTTCACCTCCGCGAAGACCGCCGGCACATGCAGGACCGCGACATCGAGCGGCTCAAAGAGGTCGTGCAGGGTCCGCTGAACTTCGAACTCGCCGCCGTGGAACCCATTGTCGATTTTGCGTGTGCGATCAAGCCGGCGATGGCCATGCTCGTACCCGAGCGTCGTGATGAAGTGACGACCGAGGGCGGCCTCGATGTCGCGGGACAAAAAAGCCGGATGCGCGAAGTGGTTGCGAAATTTGCATCGCATGGCATTCGCGCCAGCGCCTTCATCGACGCCCAGGCCAGCCAGATCGACGCCGCGCGCGAGTGTGGTTTCGAAGTGTGCGAGGTCCACACCGGGCCCTACGCCATCGCATTCAACCGCCTGCACGACGTCACCCTGCCGGAAGTGGCTCGGGAACTGGAGCGCGTGGCGGAAGCGGGCCGACTCATTCAGAGCGCCGGCATGCAGTTCAACGCCGGGCATGGCCTGAACTACCGCAACGTCGGGCCGATCGCCGCCCTGCCGGGCGTGTGCGAACTGCACATCGGACACAGCATCGTGAGCCGGGCGATCTTCGACGGCATGCGCGAAGCCGTGCGGGAAATGAAGCGGCTGATCGTCGAAGCCGCTCGAGGTATCGACCCGCAACACTCACCACCAGGCCACGAAGGGCACAAAGGAAACACCAAGAGATGA
- a CDS encoding 4-hydroxy-tetrahydrodipicolinate synthase: MNFAGCYTAIVTPFGGDGQVDLAALRRQVEFQAKGGVSGVVPCGTTGESPTLSEAEWEKVVAATVEIARPLGLTVIAGTGSNNTHHAVDLQKRAAALGADAGLSVNPYYTKPTQEGMRRHFLAVAESTDLPVVLYNIPGRTGVALQPETIARLCEHPNIAAVKEATGSMDSASSIAAMCDITILSGDDSMTLPFCSIGATGVVSVVSNILPRRVQDLCDACNGGQWSQARDIHFELFDVCRSLLSLETNPIPIKTAMRLLGRDSGTLRLPMTEGTEQTAAAIRALLTRLKML, from the coding sequence ATGAACTTTGCCGGTTGTTACACCGCGATCGTGACTCCGTTTGGCGGCGACGGCCAGGTTGATCTTGCCGCGCTGCGCCGGCAGGTCGAGTTCCAGGCGAAAGGCGGCGTGTCGGGCGTCGTTCCCTGCGGCACGACGGGCGAGTCGCCCACGCTCAGTGAGGCCGAGTGGGAGAAGGTGGTCGCCGCGACGGTGGAGATCGCCCGCCCCCTCGGACTGACGGTGATCGCCGGCACGGGATCCAACAACACGCACCACGCGGTGGACCTGCAGAAGCGGGCCGCGGCGCTGGGCGCCGACGCCGGTCTGAGCGTGAATCCCTACTACACCAAGCCGACGCAGGAAGGCATGCGCCGGCACTTCCTGGCCGTGGCCGAATCCACCGATTTGCCCGTCGTGCTCTACAACATCCCTGGCCGCACCGGTGTGGCCCTGCAGCCCGAGACCATCGCCCGGCTGTGTGAGCACCCGAACATCGCCGCCGTGAAAGAGGCGACGGGCTCGATGGATTCGGCCAGTTCGATCGCGGCGATGTGCGACATCACGATTCTCTCGGGCGATGATTCGATGACGCTGCCCTTCTGCAGCATCGGCGCCACCGGCGTGGTGAGCGTGGTGTCCAACATCCTGCCCCGGCGCGTTCAGGACCTGTGCGATGCGTGCAACGGCGGGCAGTGGAGCCAGGCCCGCGACATCCACTTCGAGCTCTTTGACGTCTGCCGCAGTCTTCTCTCGCTCGAAACGAACCCGATTCCGATCAAGACGGCCATGCGTTTGCTCGGGCGCGACAGCGGCACGCTGCGTTTGCCGATGACAGAGGGGACCGAGCAGACGGCCGCTGCGATCCGCGCTCTGCTCACGCGCCTGAAGATGCTCTGA
- a CDS encoding diaminopimelate epimerase, with the protein MLKFTKMHGIGNDYVYLDAVSEPAIAERTDLPELARRISDRHKGIGSDGLIVIARPTSESGLTDAVRMIMFNADGSEGAMCGNGIRCVAKFAVEHALVSVNARPLLVETKSGVKSIDYTMDNGRVFSATVDMGEPILDLPRIPVNAEELEEVGDAGGVHRLSIKSQGRRATDPPKTLEGTFVSMGNPHAVFFHPDVNAINLEAIGPLVENHPAFPDRVNVHFVQCISRTEVRMRTWERGSGITMACGTGAAAVCVACVLRSRTERSILMHLPGGDLRMEWRTGDHRVYKTGPAEEVFNGTWEE; encoded by the coding sequence GTGCTCAAGTTCACGAAAATGCACGGCATCGGAAACGACTACGTCTACCTGGATGCCGTCAGCGAACCCGCAATCGCCGAACGGACCGATCTGCCCGAGCTGGCCCGGCGCATCAGCGACCGGCACAAAGGCATCGGCTCTGACGGGCTCATCGTCATCGCCCGGCCGACGAGCGAGAGCGGCCTCACCGATGCCGTGCGGATGATCATGTTCAACGCCGACGGCTCAGAAGGCGCCATGTGCGGCAACGGCATCCGCTGTGTCGCCAAGTTCGCCGTCGAACATGCGCTGGTCTCCGTCAACGCGCGGCCGCTGCTGGTTGAGACCAAATCGGGCGTGAAGTCGATCGACTACACGATGGACAACGGCCGAGTCTTCAGCGCCACGGTGGACATGGGCGAACCGATCCTCGATCTGCCGCGCATCCCCGTCAACGCGGAAGAGCTCGAGGAAGTCGGTGACGCCGGCGGCGTGCACCGGCTGAGCATCAAGTCGCAAGGGCGTCGCGCGACCGACCCGCCCAAGACGCTCGAGGGCACGTTCGTGAGCATGGGCAACCCGCACGCCGTGTTCTTCCACCCGGATGTCAACGCCATCAACCTGGAGGCGATCGGGCCGCTGGTGGAGAATCACCCGGCGTTTCCAGATCGCGTCAACGTGCACTTCGTGCAGTGCATTTCGCGGACCGAGGTGCGCATGCGAACCTGGGAACGCGGCAGCGGAATCACCATGGCGTGCGGCACCGGAGCCGCGGCGGTGTGCGTGGCCTGCGTGCTGCGCAGCCGCACCGAACGCAGCATTCTCATGCACCTGCCCGGAGGCGATCTGCGCATGGAGTGGCGCACCGGCGATCATCGCGTCTACAAGACCGGGCCGGCCGAGGAAGTGTTCAATGGAACGTGGGAAGAGTGA
- a CDS encoding M20/M25/M40 family metallo-hydrolase — MSLTDLQQRVHNELASHGEAMLNELAAHVAIPTGKGHEPGLNQYRDALTARLAALTHSIDRIPGAARPAWIDVVPRPQTTHPPVTVVARHHVSDALPRLLLAGHIDTVHDPAGAFRTLTLSPDGRTAVGPGAADMKGGILVALHAIEALHRCGAKINWTFLLNSDEETGSFHSDPALEAEAKRHDFGLALEPALPGGALAIERMGSGQFKIEVHGRSAHVGRDFASGISAVTRLGEIIAEIGSWPRPAEGVIINVGPLQGGSVTNAVADFAACWGNVRFADERAATELESKLLSLATPADVLPRVVVHHRWNRPAKPLVPATQQLADRAAAVARSLGQALPFTKTGGVCDGNILQHAGLPTIDTLGVRGGGLHTTDEWIEVASLVERSQLLAVLMLELSGS, encoded by the coding sequence ATGTCGCTGACCGACTTGCAGCAACGTGTGCATAATGAACTCGCCAGCCACGGCGAGGCGATGCTGAATGAACTCGCCGCGCACGTGGCGATTCCGACGGGAAAAGGACATGAACCCGGATTGAACCAGTACCGGGATGCGCTCACGGCGCGGCTCGCCGCGCTCACTCACTCGATCGACCGCATCCCCGGCGCCGCGCGACCGGCATGGATCGATGTCGTGCCGCGACCGCAAACAACCCACCCGCCCGTGACAGTCGTCGCCCGGCATCATGTGAGCGATGCGCTGCCGCGCCTGCTGCTGGCCGGGCACATCGACACCGTGCACGATCCGGCCGGCGCCTTTCGCACTCTGACGCTCTCGCCCGACGGCCGGACCGCGGTCGGGCCGGGCGCGGCGGATATGAAGGGCGGCATTCTCGTCGCGCTGCACGCAATCGAAGCTCTGCACCGGTGCGGCGCGAAGATCAACTGGACGTTTCTGCTCAACAGCGATGAAGAGACGGGGTCGTTCCATTCCGATCCGGCGCTCGAAGCCGAAGCGAAGCGGCATGACTTTGGTCTGGCGCTCGAGCCCGCGCTGCCGGGCGGGGCGCTGGCCATCGAACGCATGGGCAGCGGTCAGTTCAAGATTGAAGTGCACGGGCGTTCTGCGCATGTGGGGCGTGATTTTGCCTCAGGCATTTCGGCGGTGACTCGACTGGGCGAGATCATCGCCGAGATCGGTTCCTGGCCGCGGCCCGCCGAGGGCGTGATCATCAACGTCGGACCGTTGCAGGGCGGCAGCGTGACCAACGCCGTCGCCGACTTCGCCGCGTGCTGGGGCAACGTGCGCTTCGCCGACGAGCGCGCTGCGACTGAACTTGAATCAAAGCTGCTTTCGCTGGCTACGCCGGCGGATGTGCTGCCGCGCGTCGTGGTGCACCACCGCTGGAACCGCCCCGCCAAGCCGCTCGTACCCGCCACGCAGCAACTCGCGGATCGAGCTGCCGCTGTCGCGCGGTCGCTGGGCCAGGCGCTTCCCTTCACGAAAACGGGCGGCGTGTGCGATGGCAACATCCTCCAGCACGCAGGACTGCCGACGATCGACACCCTTGGCGTGCGCGGCGGCGGCCTGCATACGACTGATGAGTGGATTGAGGTGGCGAGCCTGGTGGAGCGGAGCCAGTTGCTGGCCGTGCTCATGCTGGAACTTTCGGGCAGTTGA
- a CDS encoding aminotransferase class III-fold pyridoxal phosphate-dependent enzyme: protein MNASTTTAAPATKASKLNSSPIVEEAIDRAIDEMRKVQSGITAVRPPLNDELAARYRDLLAQASEVRGKSKLFFDYHGSGLGNGPFVELADGSVKMDLICGIGPMFFGHSDPEVTRIAMRAAMSDLIVQGNLQMNEDSTQFSNLLVEEASKCSRLAHVFLTNSGCMANESALKICYQKHAPASRVIAFENCFMGRSVTMSQIGDNAGNRVGIPLSTLVDYLPFYDAERGEASTRDALARLDRLIERYPGQHACMIFELVQGEGGFNPAPREFFAALMERCRKAGIAVWVDEVQTFGRTGEMFAFDLLKLGEYVDVCTIGKLSQICACLYSKDYNPKPGLLSGTFLGSTVALQAGMYILDTLRGGDYYGPNGSIAQHHQRFVAGIEGIASRHPEWFGPVLSPDGAAMKHVKVAGGLGGMMRFTPFGGRKEPVNKFMYNLYDEGVLSFYCGHGPYHIRFLPPLGVMKLQQWDAAFEVVERALARTFEEISRKEAPKAQN from the coding sequence ATGAACGCCAGCACCACTACCGCCGCTCCCGCCACCAAAGCCTCGAAACTCAACTCCAGCCCGATTGTCGAAGAGGCGATTGATCGCGCGATCGACGAAATGCGAAAGGTGCAGTCCGGCATCACCGCCGTGCGCCCGCCGCTGAACGACGAACTTGCGGCTCGATACCGCGATCTGCTGGCGCAGGCCAGCGAGGTGCGCGGCAAGAGCAAGCTCTTCTTCGATTACCACGGCTCGGGGCTGGGCAACGGGCCCTTTGTCGAACTCGCCGACGGCTCGGTGAAGATGGATCTCATCTGCGGCATCGGGCCGATGTTCTTCGGCCACAGCGATCCGGAGGTGACGCGCATCGCCATGCGTGCCGCGATGAGCGATCTCATCGTGCAGGGCAACCTGCAGATGAACGAGGACTCGACGCAGTTCTCGAATCTGCTCGTCGAAGAAGCGTCCAAGTGCAGTCGGTTGGCGCACGTGTTCCTGACCAACTCGGGCTGCATGGCCAACGAGTCGGCACTGAAGATCTGCTATCAGAAGCACGCGCCGGCCAGCCGCGTCATCGCTTTCGAGAACTGCTTCATGGGCCGCAGCGTGACCATGAGCCAGATCGGCGATAACGCCGGCAATCGCGTGGGCATTCCTCTCTCGACGCTGGTCGACTACCTGCCCTTTTACGACGCCGAGCGAGGAGAAGCTTCCACGCGAGATGCGCTCGCGCGGCTCGACCGGCTCATCGAACGCTACCCCGGACAGCACGCGTGCATGATCTTCGAACTCGTCCAGGGCGAGGGCGGCTTCAACCCGGCGCCGCGCGAGTTCTTCGCGGCGCTGATGGAGCGGTGCAGGAAAGCCGGCATCGCGGTGTGGGTGGATGAAGTGCAGACCTTCGGCCGCACGGGCGAAATGTTCGCCTTCGACCTGCTCAAGCTCGGCGAGTACGTGGATGTGTGCACGATCGGCAAACTGAGCCAGATCTGCGCGTGTCTCTACTCCAAAGACTACAACCCCAAGCCGGGCCTGCTCAGCGGCACGTTTCTCGGCTCCACCGTCGCGCTCCAGGCAGGCATGTACATCCTCGACACGCTGCGCGGCGGAGACTACTACGGCCCGAACGGGTCGATTGCGCAGCACCACCAGCGTTTCGTCGCAGGCATTGAAGGCATCGCCTCGCGCCATCCGGAGTGGTTCGGGCCCGTTCTCAGTCCCGACGGCGCAGCGATGAAGCACGTGAAAGTGGCGGGGGGACTGGGCGGCATGATGCGGTTCACGCCGTTCGGCGGCCGCAAGGAACCCGTGAACAAGTTCATGTACAACCTCTATGACGAGGGTGTGCTGTCGTTCTACTGCGGCCACGGGCCGTATCACATCCGCTTTCTGCCCCCGCTGGGCGTGATGAAACTTCAGCAGTGGGACGCCGCGTTCGAGGTCGTGGAGCGGGCGCTGGCGCGCACCTTCGAAGAGATCAGCCGCAAAGAGGCGCCAAAGGCGCAGAATTGA